One segment of Alistipes finegoldii DSM 17242 DNA contains the following:
- a CDS encoding helix-turn-helix transcriptional regulator yields the protein MTDLMTLAKSHPDTTVTVKLKDLMRFHEDITADLEKRLLNKLVEIRKDDRYLSINQVCEIFSIDRSTLWKWQQKGLLVPFKAGTIWRYKLSEIRAMVNKATNKTNK from the coding sequence ATGACTGATTTAATGACTCTGGCGAAAAGCCATCCCGACACCACCGTTACCGTCAAGTTGAAAGACCTGATGCGATTTCATGAGGATATCACTGCCGACCTAGAAAAAAGATTGCTGAACAAACTTGTCGAGATTAGAAAGGATGATCGCTATCTATCAATAAATCAGGTATGCGAAATATTCTCAATTGATCGAAGCACGTTGTGGAAGTGGCAGCAGAAGGGCCTTTTGGTTCCCTTTAAAGCCGGGACCATTTGGCGATACAAGTTGTCGGAAATTCGCGCAATGGTCAACAAAGCCACCAATAAAACAAACAAATAA
- a CDS encoding replicative DNA helicase, whose protein sequence is MKREKQISYNRPAPVEGLPESPELERAVLGALILEPDQLSDVTEIVGISAFSDPNNGKIYGAMLSMLEQGNKIDLCMLSQHPELKGREMVRYLVELTNSIGSAVNVLDHARQLADIEARRRLIMLSYEIAAKSSAGTNSAEEICELVTNQIAALVSTTARVSDLIPLSDAVRATIDNLELRQQERQAGQCIGIPTGLQRLDALTGGWRGGQLVVLAGRPGTGKSAMMLHFARAAAVSGVPVCVYSLEMCVEQLTGRMLVGSSGVSSGEFRTGNVDASGWTKIEKAGAKLSAMPVYLNDRANLTIGAIRSQCKAMRRRGRCGMVIIDYLQLLDTSSRNPNNTREREVAAASRSAKLLAKELNIPVILLSQLSRKVEDRLDKRPLLSDLRESGAIEQDADIVAFLDRPAMYGQTEIDAGRYGIIPAEGVGLLHISKNREGEIGCICFRHNESLTRITDYENTADAIGEAEPF, encoded by the coding sequence ATGAAACGCGAAAAACAAATTTCCTATAACCGTCCGGCCCCTGTTGAGGGGCTTCCGGAATCGCCCGAACTCGAAAGGGCCGTTTTAGGCGCTTTAATTCTCGAACCGGATCAATTATCCGACGTGACGGAGATCGTCGGAATTTCGGCCTTTTCTGACCCAAACAATGGCAAAATTTACGGCGCGATGCTCTCAATGTTGGAGCAGGGCAATAAAATTGATCTTTGTATGCTTTCGCAGCATCCGGAACTCAAGGGGCGGGAGATGGTCCGATACTTGGTTGAGTTGACCAACTCGATAGGGTCGGCCGTCAACGTTTTGGATCATGCTCGGCAGCTCGCAGACATAGAAGCCCGGCGCCGTCTTATCATGCTGAGTTATGAAATCGCAGCCAAATCCAGCGCCGGAACGAATTCCGCCGAGGAGATATGCGAATTGGTCACAAATCAGATTGCGGCATTAGTGTCCACAACAGCCCGCGTGAGCGACCTAATACCGCTGTCTGACGCTGTTCGGGCAACTATTGACAATTTGGAGCTGCGGCAACAAGAAAGGCAGGCCGGCCAGTGCATCGGCATTCCTACCGGGTTGCAGCGGCTCGACGCTCTTACAGGCGGCTGGCGTGGCGGGCAGCTCGTGGTGCTGGCTGGACGTCCGGGAACGGGGAAGAGCGCTATGATGCTACATTTTGCCCGTGCTGCGGCCGTGTCAGGCGTTCCGGTGTGTGTCTATTCGCTGGAAATGTGCGTGGAACAGTTGACCGGGCGAATGCTTGTCGGCAGTTCGGGTGTAAGTTCGGGAGAGTTCCGCACCGGTAATGTTGACGCTTCGGGCTGGACGAAGATCGAGAAGGCCGGCGCGAAGCTTTCTGCAATGCCTGTTTACCTCAACGACCGGGCAAATCTCACTATTGGGGCTATACGCTCGCAATGCAAGGCGATGCGCCGCCGGGGACGGTGCGGGATGGTCATTATCGACTACCTGCAACTGCTCGATACGTCAAGCCGTAACCCGAACAACACTCGCGAGCGTGAGGTCGCCGCCGCCAGCCGTTCGGCCAAACTGCTGGCCAAGGAACTCAATATCCCGGTTATCCTGTTGTCGCAGTTGTCCCGCAAGGTTGAGGACAGGTTGGACAAAAGGCCGCTATTGTCGGACTTGCGCGAGTCGGGAGCCATCGAGCAGGACGCCGACATCGTCGCATTCCTCGATCGGCCAGCAATGTATGGCCAAACCGAGATCGACGCAGGACGCTACGGGATTATTCCGGCTGAGGGGGTCGGGTTACTGCACATCTCAAAAAACCGCGAGGGGGAGATAGGGTGCATTTGTTTTCGACATAACGAGAGCCTGACCCGGATAACCGACTACGAGAATACGGCGGACGCAATCGGGGAGGCCGAGCCGTTTTGA
- a CDS encoding DUF4373 domain-containing protein, whose protein sequence is MARPRKNNAEYFSHDANMRDDLKIKAVRRKFSHTGYAVWNYLLETLTDSDFFEIVWDDVIIDLLAADYGVTVELLDEIVNYLVKIGLLCLDGNKLYSPSHRKRLAPLMTERNRRRNTEQDSTGVLPVQNSGNTEDMPEFCQDSTGVLPGFPKVKESKVKESIVEDSKGGYKGDDTSADNSTEGMNAGGSAPAPHKYSESFLKFQKWITNSAPRVAKMKEPMTEEQYQKLKDKYPTEQICEVLQAMHNYEPLIRRNRSAYLTASNWLRRHDQTTPQKQTPHETRKTNFL, encoded by the coding sequence ATGGCAAGACCAAGAAAAAATAATGCGGAATATTTTTCGCATGACGCCAATATGCGCGACGATTTGAAGATAAAAGCTGTTCGCCGTAAATTTTCGCACACGGGGTATGCCGTATGGAATTATTTGCTTGAAACTCTTACAGATAGCGATTTCTTCGAAATCGTGTGGGACGATGTAATCATCGACCTACTCGCAGCGGATTATGGTGTAACGGTTGAATTATTGGACGAAATCGTCAATTACCTCGTGAAAATCGGACTTCTGTGCCTTGACGGTAATAAACTATACTCTCCGTCTCACCGCAAACGCCTTGCCCCGTTAATGACTGAACGAAACAGGCGACGAAATACAGAACAAGATTCTACAGGGGTTTTACCGGTGCAAAACTCCGGTAATACGGAGGATATGCCAGAGTTTTGCCAAGATTCTACAGGGGTTTTACCGGGGTTTCCTAAAGTAAAGGAAAGTAAAGTAAAGGAAAGTATAGTAGAGGATAGTAAAGGGGGTTATAAGGGGGACGATACGAGCGCCGATAATAGCACCGAAGGTATGAATGCGGGAGGCTCCGCCCCCGCGCCCCATAAATACTCCGAATCTTTTTTGAAATTTCAGAAGTGGATAACAAACAGCGCCCCGCGGGTTGCAAAGATGAAAGAACCGATGACCGAGGAGCAGTACCAAAAGTTGAAAGACAAATATCCGACCGAGCAAATATGCGAGGTATTACAGGCAATGCACAATTACGAGCCGTTGATACGAAGAAATAGATCGGCCTACTTGACAGCTTCGAATTGGCTACGCCGCCACGATCAAACCACACCCCAAAAACAAACGCCCCATGAAACGCGAAAAACAAATTTCCTATAA
- a CDS encoding helix-turn-helix domain-containing protein yields MDNTVIVTTPAQLREIVADEVSAILPKLADFRRKNEPVETDGMTVEDAARFLTEQGIPTTRATLYSHVYKDTIPYKKFGRRIVFSKKELLAWIEARTTRPEDKRTAAALRIAQSANNHQ; encoded by the coding sequence ATGGATAACACCGTTATCGTCACCACTCCCGCGCAGTTACGCGAAATCGTCGCCGACGAAGTGTCGGCCATTCTTCCTAAACTTGCCGACTTCCGGCGCAAGAACGAACCCGTCGAAACCGACGGAATGACTGTCGAGGATGCCGCACGGTTCCTAACCGAGCAGGGCATACCCACCACACGTGCTACGCTCTATAGTCACGTCTACAAAGATACAATCCCGTACAAGAAATTTGGACGCCGAATCGTGTTCTCGAAAAAAGAGCTTCTTGCGTGGATCGAAGCGCGCACCACGCGCCCGGAGGATAAGCGGACAGCCGCCGCGTTGCGTATTGCCCAATCAGCGAATAACCATCAATAG
- a CDS encoding site-specific integrase has product MNYSKDGVTVAAMFDTAHPKKSGKCPVKIRVTYNRVRNYYPTGKDLSPEEWEILPTTKVRALVAIRKDIESSYQIVRAAVEDLAGAGGFSLDALNNRLKGAASDTVNAMFRGKIEELKKAGRVGSMLVYDNVLKGLERFSGSRIRFEAVTVSWLGKYADFLRKEGKTQTTIAIHLRHLRAILNEAKRLGTIKDTQYPFGKGRYEIQAGEGRKLALTLEQIGQIANYEDGTEATAKYRDYWLFLYLCNGINVADFVKLRYRDIVNGEICFVRQKTERTTKTRKEIRVVVTERMQAIIDRWGNPPRHDNFIFSVLDGTEDAMRRKMKTLYITRAINKRMKEVGEKLGIGNISTYTARHSFATVLKRAGANIAYISESLGHQDLKTTENYLASFEREERVKNAEILTKF; this is encoded by the coding sequence ATGAACTACTCGAAAGACGGCGTAACGGTTGCCGCAATGTTTGATACCGCGCACCCGAAAAAGTCCGGTAAGTGCCCCGTAAAAATCCGTGTTACCTACAATCGAGTGCGGAACTATTATCCGACCGGAAAGGATTTATCGCCGGAGGAATGGGAAATACTGCCGACTACAAAGGTCCGTGCACTTGTGGCGATTCGCAAAGACATCGAAAGCAGCTATCAGATCGTGCGGGCGGCTGTTGAGGATTTGGCAGGGGCCGGCGGGTTCTCGCTCGATGCCCTTAATAATCGTTTGAAGGGTGCGGCGTCCGATACGGTAAATGCGATGTTTCGGGGTAAAATCGAAGAACTTAAAAAGGCCGGACGCGTCGGTAGTATGCTTGTTTATGATAATGTACTGAAAGGCTTGGAACGGTTTTCCGGGTCGCGTATCCGCTTCGAGGCGGTCACGGTGTCGTGGCTGGGGAAGTATGCCGATTTTCTGCGGAAAGAGGGCAAGACGCAGACAACAATTGCGATTCACTTGCGCCACCTCCGAGCTATTCTCAATGAAGCAAAACGGTTAGGGACGATCAAAGACACGCAATATCCGTTCGGTAAAGGGCGGTATGAGATACAAGCCGGAGAAGGGCGAAAACTGGCCCTTACGCTGGAGCAAATCGGACAGATAGCCAACTATGAGGACGGAACCGAGGCAACGGCCAAATACCGCGATTATTGGCTGTTCCTCTACTTGTGCAACGGGATTAACGTTGCGGATTTTGTGAAGTTGAGATACCGGGATATTGTGAACGGCGAAATATGCTTTGTCCGGCAAAAGACCGAACGCACGACCAAGACCCGCAAGGAAATCCGGGTAGTTGTCACGGAGCGGATGCAGGCGATCATCGACCGCTGGGGCAACCCTCCCCGGCATGATAACTTCATTTTCTCGGTCCTTGACGGCACGGAGGACGCAATGCGGCGAAAGATGAAAACGCTATACATAACCCGTGCGATCAATAAGCGCATGAAGGAGGTAGGCGAAAAGCTCGGTATCGGCAATATCTCGACCTATACGGCCCGTCATTCATTCGCCACAGTGTTGAAGCGAGCAGGCGCAAACATTGCCTATATCTCCGAATCGCTGGGGCATCAGGACCTCAAAACAACGGAAAACTATCTTGCCAGCTTTGAGCGAGAAGAACGGGTAAAGAATGCGGAAATATTAACGAAATTTTAA
- the trxA gene encoding thioredoxin — protein sequence MKKLLVTAACILTFAAGADGQTDNKNDNTKQTNTMKTIALTKADFLTKVANYETNPTEWKYLGDKPALVDFYASWCGPCKALAPVLEELAAEYGESIYIYKINTEEEQELAAAFGIRSIPTLLFIPKDGKPQMAQGALPKASLKEAIDKVLLNK from the coding sequence ATGAAGAAACTATTAGTGACAGCCGCCTGCATCCTGACGTTCGCAGCCGGGGCCGACGGCCAGACAGACAACAAGAATGACAACACAAAACAAACGAATACCATGAAAACGATCGCATTGACCAAAGCCGACTTTCTGACGAAAGTCGCCAATTACGAAACCAATCCCACCGAGTGGAAGTACCTCGGCGACAAACCCGCCCTCGTCGATTTCTACGCTTCGTGGTGCGGCCCCTGCAAAGCCCTTGCACCCGTACTGGAGGAACTTGCAGCGGAATACGGGGAGAGCATCTACATCTACAAGATCAACACCGAAGAGGAGCAGGAACTGGCTGCCGCATTCGGCATCCGCTCGATTCCGACGCTGCTGTTCATCCCCAAAGACGGCAAGCCCCAGATGGCGCAGGGCGCCCTGCCCAAGGCTTCGCTGAAAGAGGCGATCGACAAGGTGCTCCTCAATAAATAA
- a CDS encoding 4Fe-4S binding protein, which translates to MALTIDELRCPQNHRCPLIPVCPVGAISQQGDGLPAIDPQKCIECGKCIRHCGRQAVHKKPEYGQTV; encoded by the coding sequence ATGGCGCTTACGATCGACGAACTCCGCTGTCCCCAGAACCACCGCTGTCCGCTGATTCCGGTCTGCCCCGTCGGAGCGATCTCACAACAGGGAGACGGGCTTCCGGCAATCGACCCGCAGAAGTGTATCGAATGCGGAAAATGTATCAGGCACTGCGGCAGGCAGGCCGTTCACAAAAAGCCGGAGTATGGACAGACTGTGTAG
- a CDS encoding MarR family transcriptional regulator: MDRLCRIRDLQRAVHQFEANLERLYGICLNEGMTLCSLSKAGRLSCGELSDLLGLTPSNMSKVLRSVEEKEFVRRELGTADKRQMYFSLTDRGRQLLASIDCRKIETPDPITALLQK, encoded by the coding sequence ATGGACAGACTGTGTAGAATACGCGACCTGCAGCGGGCCGTACACCAGTTCGAAGCGAATCTGGAGCGGCTGTACGGAATCTGCCTGAACGAAGGCATGACCCTGTGCAGTCTCTCGAAGGCCGGAAGGCTCTCCTGCGGAGAGTTGAGCGACCTGCTGGGGCTGACCCCTTCGAACATGTCGAAAGTGCTCCGCTCGGTCGAAGAAAAGGAATTCGTAAGGCGGGAGCTGGGAACCGCAGACAAACGCCAGATGTATTTCTCGCTGACCGACCGAGGGCGGCAGCTGCTGGCATCGATCGACTGCAGAAAGATCGAAACGCCCGACCCCATTACCGCCCTGCTTCAAAAGTAA
- a CDS encoding SusD/RagB family nutrient-binding outer membrane lipoprotein, with amino-acid sequence MKLKNILRNVTAMALPLALLGSCTGDFEELNTNPYEIDPEELPFEAQFSTPLSFSYPTHQNLFQYWTSLSIDNYGGYFEVPHSNWTMARYDLARGFCGGMHENFMQKIFNNTRRLIKQCDAAGQHDFAAVARIVEAYNLLQYTDTYGPVPYSSVLAADELAERPSSYAYDKQEDIYKAIFAQLDKALEGLDTETAGLASFDCWCNGDRTLWKKIANQLKLRMALRIVKVNPVDAEKYAKEAIQAGVLEDKDILINKSYSNELRRMMDWLDSGIGSSIVAFMNGYNDPRRPLYFTTNVRHLVKETAEPTGEKDQNNEDIYNESDILIRKGAQYIGVPVGCELGNKNGGNDNQRVYYSFLAGGYATPQPIMFAAEGWFLRAEAKLRWTDAGQQSVKELYEKGIEVSIRNQKSYRQSDAAAAWTEKKLTAPDWAAIDDAAISSYINDDTSSPEGYTDPWKPEYNSDPTTSITVKWDEGASNEEKLERIITQKWIANFPLSTEAWADYRRTGYPKLFRPKQNLAPSIIDTQLGPRRLLYNETELSSNTVEVNNAIQLLKAESSEVKGDGDTGGTRLWWDRKDKGNF; translated from the coding sequence ATGAAACTCAAGAATATTCTTAGAAACGTTACCGCAATGGCGCTTCCCCTCGCACTGTTGGGAAGTTGTACGGGAGATTTCGAAGAGCTGAACACCAATCCCTACGAGATCGACCCCGAAGAACTGCCGTTCGAAGCGCAGTTCTCCACTCCCCTCTCGTTCAGTTACCCCACCCACCAGAACCTGTTCCAGTACTGGACCTCGTTGTCGATCGACAACTACGGCGGTTATTTCGAGGTGCCGCACAGCAACTGGACGATGGCGCGTTACGACCTCGCCCGCGGGTTCTGCGGCGGCATGCACGAGAACTTCATGCAGAAAATATTCAACAACACCCGCCGGCTGATCAAACAGTGCGACGCCGCCGGACAGCATGACTTCGCAGCCGTAGCCCGCATCGTCGAAGCGTATAACCTGCTCCAGTATACCGACACCTACGGCCCGGTTCCCTATTCGTCGGTCCTCGCAGCGGACGAACTGGCCGAACGCCCCAGCAGCTACGCCTACGACAAACAGGAAGATATCTACAAGGCGATATTCGCACAGCTGGACAAAGCGCTCGAAGGACTGGATACGGAGACCGCAGGTCTCGCATCGTTCGACTGCTGGTGCAACGGCGACCGCACGCTCTGGAAGAAGATCGCCAACCAGCTCAAGCTGCGCATGGCGCTGCGCATCGTCAAGGTAAACCCCGTCGATGCTGAAAAATACGCCAAGGAAGCCATTCAGGCCGGAGTCCTCGAAGACAAGGACATCCTTATCAACAAGTCCTACTCGAACGAACTGCGCCGCATGATGGACTGGCTGGATTCGGGCATCGGTTCGTCGATCGTAGCGTTCATGAACGGCTACAACGACCCGCGCCGCCCGCTCTATTTCACCACCAACGTCCGCCATCTGGTCAAGGAGACCGCCGAACCGACAGGCGAGAAAGACCAGAACAACGAGGACATATACAACGAAAGCGACATCCTGATCCGCAAGGGAGCGCAATACATCGGAGTTCCCGTAGGCTGCGAATTGGGCAATAAGAACGGCGGCAACGACAACCAGCGCGTCTACTACTCGTTTCTGGCCGGCGGATATGCGACGCCGCAGCCCATCATGTTCGCCGCCGAAGGCTGGTTCCTGCGCGCCGAAGCCAAACTTCGCTGGACCGACGCCGGGCAGCAGAGCGTAAAGGAACTCTATGAAAAGGGTATCGAGGTTTCCATCCGCAACCAGAAGAGCTACCGACAGTCCGACGCCGCGGCAGCATGGACCGAGAAGAAACTGACGGCCCCCGACTGGGCGGCTATCGACGATGCGGCTATCAGCAGCTACATCAACGACGATACCTCCTCACCTGAGGGTTATACGGACCCGTGGAAGCCGGAATACAACTCCGATCCGACCACCAGTATCACGGTGAAGTGGGACGAAGGCGCTTCGAATGAAGAAAAGCTCGAACGCATCATCACCCAGAAATGGATCGCCAACTTCCCGCTCTCGACCGAAGCGTGGGCCGATTACCGCCGCACGGGCTACCCCAAACTCTTCCGTCCGAAGCAAAATCTGGCCCCCTCGATCATCGACACGCAGCTCGGCCCGCGCCGCCTGCTGTACAACGAAACGGAACTGAGCTCCAACACCGTCGAGGTGAACAATGCCATCCAGCTGCTGAAGGCTGAATCTTCCGAAGTGAAAGGCGACGGCGACACCGGTGGCACCCGTCTGTGGTGGGACCGCAAGGACAAAGGCAATTTCTAA
- a CDS encoding SusC/RagA family TonB-linked outer membrane protein, which produces MTSFCLIAPATALRSYAQEGGGSTLEGLIKDDSGPLLGATVIVKNTTRGTTTDMDGKFRLEGLQPGDVLQVTYVGYDPYEVTYTGQTTLDILMTTTANQLNAVVVTAMGIERQSKTLSYAAETVGGDDVADIKSVNMINALQGKAAGLQITPNSTGAGGSSKILFRGNKSINGSNQPLVVVDGVPLMMNITSDQVDSNWGAQRDGGDAMSTINPDDIASISLLKGASAAALYGAVAANGAIMITTKSAMAGRLAVNVSSNTTIDTPLSLPEFQNTYGANGQYSWGDKLASKAPDYAEKFFRTGWTTNNSISINGGAEDLRAYFSYGNVTSGGITPENDYSQHTLNAKVGFDLFNDHIKVDFNAKYVNQHISNQPAGGFVFNPLVGTYTFPRGGDWNGYKSNFETYNGELNANVQNWVTTTDETNSNPYWLLNRERPVVERNRYEFGGSIKYQIIDGLSLTGRMRYERADEHYVRNHYASSYGNKYTYGKMDDNRYFSEQLYADLLAQYNHTWDDFSLNATLGTSMMQTRSNNVSLLYEQSKFVAPGNGGAYYPNIFNPSNFYKNGTTMGLERKRLNSVFGAVTFGFKEALFLDVTARNDWSSALAYTDGYSFFYPSVGASLLLNRFVDMGRNIDLFKFRGSYSIVGNDVPVYKTNPRYTYGDQGAINPPKSVPFRTLKPEKTHSFEVGFDGEFFQHRLHVNATYYKTNTKNQYFEVTLPWESGYKSQFVNAGNVQNQGFELTAGWFQDFGNEFTWSTDLNLSYNDNKIIELFDGIQDGVTVSNLGGAKVILYEGGQYGDLYVRTLKRDESGKLVTETPEGADYQIPVNGGEQNSDLKYMGNMNSKWNMGWNNTFRYKDLTLSMLIDFRIGGKVVSMTEATLDGYGVSERTGRARDRGYVMREGIKFSNVKAYYDVVGATSFNSVYNVEDYVYDATNVRMREISLGYTFRNLFGQSKNLTLAFIARNLFFFYKDAPMDPDVSMGTGNGLQGFDVFNLPTTRSFGLNVKLNF; this is translated from the coding sequence ATGACGTCCTTTTGCCTCATTGCGCCGGCTACCGCTCTGCGTTCCTACGCGCAGGAGGGGGGGGGCAGCACCCTTGAAGGCCTGATCAAAGACGACTCCGGGCCGCTTCTCGGAGCAACGGTGATTGTGAAGAACACGACGCGCGGAACGACAACCGACATGGACGGCAAATTCCGTCTGGAAGGGTTGCAGCCCGGCGACGTACTGCAAGTAACCTACGTAGGATACGACCCCTACGAGGTGACCTACACAGGTCAGACGACACTGGACATCCTGATGACGACGACCGCCAACCAGCTGAACGCAGTCGTAGTGACTGCCATGGGTATCGAACGTCAGTCGAAAACACTCTCCTATGCTGCCGAAACGGTCGGCGGCGATGACGTGGCCGACATCAAGTCGGTCAATATGATCAACGCGCTGCAGGGCAAGGCCGCCGGTCTGCAGATTACCCCGAACTCGACGGGCGCGGGCGGATCGTCGAAAATACTCTTCCGCGGTAACAAGTCGATCAACGGCTCGAACCAGCCGCTGGTCGTCGTCGACGGCGTCCCCCTGATGATGAACATCACGTCCGATCAGGTCGACAGCAACTGGGGCGCCCAGCGCGACGGCGGCGACGCCATGTCTACGATCAACCCCGACGACATCGCCTCGATCTCCCTGCTGAAAGGCGCGTCGGCCGCCGCCCTCTACGGTGCGGTAGCCGCCAACGGCGCCATCATGATCACGACCAAATCGGCCATGGCAGGGCGTCTGGCGGTGAACGTATCGAGCAACACGACCATTGACACCCCGCTCTCGCTGCCCGAATTCCAGAACACATACGGGGCGAACGGCCAATACAGTTGGGGCGACAAACTCGCGTCGAAGGCTCCCGATTACGCCGAGAAGTTCTTCCGTACGGGCTGGACGACCAACAACTCGATCTCGATCAACGGCGGCGCCGAAGACCTGCGAGCCTACTTCTCCTACGGCAACGTAACATCCGGCGGCATCACCCCTGAAAACGACTACTCGCAACACACGCTCAACGCCAAAGTCGGTTTCGACCTTTTCAACGACCACATCAAGGTCGATTTCAACGCCAAATACGTGAACCAGCACATCTCGAACCAGCCGGCCGGCGGTTTCGTCTTCAACCCGCTCGTCGGCACCTACACCTTCCCGCGCGGCGGCGACTGGAACGGCTACAAAAGCAACTTCGAGACCTACAACGGCGAGCTCAACGCCAACGTCCAGAACTGGGTGACTACCACCGACGAGACCAACAGCAACCCCTACTGGCTGCTCAACCGCGAACGCCCCGTCGTCGAACGCAACCGCTACGAATTCGGCGGATCGATCAAATACCAGATCATCGACGGACTTTCGCTCACGGGCCGCATGCGCTACGAGCGCGCCGACGAACACTACGTACGCAACCACTACGCGTCGTCCTACGGCAATAAATACACCTACGGCAAAATGGACGACAACCGCTACTTCAGCGAACAGCTCTATGCGGACCTGCTCGCCCAGTACAACCATACGTGGGACGATTTCTCGCTCAACGCCACCCTCGGCACCAGCATGATGCAGACACGTTCGAACAACGTGAGCCTGCTCTACGAGCAGAGCAAGTTCGTCGCTCCGGGCAACGGCGGCGCCTACTATCCCAACATCTTCAACCCGTCGAATTTCTACAAGAACGGCACGACCATGGGACTGGAGCGCAAACGGCTCAACTCGGTCTTCGGAGCTGTCACGTTCGGCTTCAAAGAGGCGCTCTTCCTCGACGTGACGGCCCGTAACGACTGGTCGTCGGCCCTCGCTTACACCGACGGCTACTCGTTCTTCTATCCTTCGGTGGGCGCCAGCCTTCTGCTCAACCGTTTCGTGGACATGGGCCGGAATATCGACCTGTTCAAATTCCGCGGTTCGTACTCCATCGTCGGCAACGACGTCCCCGTCTACAAGACCAATCCGCGCTATACCTACGGCGACCAAGGCGCCATCAACCCGCCCAAATCGGTGCCGTTCCGCACGCTGAAACCCGAAAAGACCCACTCGTTCGAGGTCGGTTTCGACGGAGAGTTCTTCCAGCACCGTCTGCACGTAAACGCCACCTATTACAAGACCAACACCAAGAACCAGTACTTCGAGGTGACGCTGCCGTGGGAGAGCGGTTACAAATCGCAGTTCGTCAATGCGGGCAACGTCCAGAACCAAGGCTTCGAACTGACGGCCGGCTGGTTCCAAGACTTCGGCAATGAATTCACATGGTCCACCGATCTGAATCTCTCGTACAACGACAACAAGATCATCGAGCTTTTCGACGGTATCCAAGACGGCGTAACGGTCTCCAACTTGGGCGGCGCCAAAGTGATCCTCTATGAAGGCGGCCAGTATGGCGACCTCTACGTCCGCACGCTCAAACGCGACGAGAGCGGCAAACTGGTGACGGAAACCCCCGAAGGCGCCGACTACCAGATCCCCGTAAACGGCGGCGAGCAGAATTCCGACCTGAAATACATGGGCAACATGAACTCGAAGTGGAACATGGGCTGGAACAACACGTTCCGCTACAAGGACCTGACACTGAGCATGCTCATCGACTTCCGCATCGGCGGCAAGGTCGTTTCGATGACCGAGGCCACACTCGACGGATACGGCGTATCGGAACGCACGGGCCGGGCGCGCGACCGCGGCTACGTGATGCGCGAGGGCATCAAATTCTCGAACGTCAAGGCTTACTACGACGTGGTGGGCGCGACAAGCTTCAACTCGGTCTACAACGTCGAGGATTACGTATACGACGCGACCAACGTCCGTATGCGCGAGATTTCGCTGGGCTACACTTTCCGTAACCTGTTCGGCCAGTCGAAGAACCTGACCCTTGCGTTCATCGCCCGCAACCTTTTCTTCTTCTACAAAGACGCCCCGATGGATCCCGACGTGTCGATGGGTACGGGCAACGGCCTGCAAGGCTTCGATGTCTTCAACCTGCCGACCACGCGCAGCTTCGGTCTGAACGTGAAACTGAATTTCTAA